The following are encoded together in the Bradymonas sediminis genome:
- a CDS encoding acetyl-CoA carboxylase biotin carboxyl carrier protein subunit: protein MIYLVEIEGHKDLKVALTETRRGVWKASVDGHEGVELEFRGRAENGAYMMVIGGETREFHLDKNCTKYLMDDGERVSRFLVENAGEVVLEHDRQFDTEWEFPVNRLDSTITGIVLEILVKPGEQVQEGQPVIIIEAMKMENTLSAPMTAKVESIGVEVGQTVYAGDELVTFS from the coding sequence ATGATCTATCTCGTCGAAATCGAAGGCCATAAAGACCTGAAAGTCGCGCTCACCGAAACTCGCCGCGGCGTGTGGAAGGCGAGCGTGGACGGTCACGAAGGCGTTGAGTTGGAGTTCCGCGGGCGTGCCGAAAATGGCGCCTATATGATGGTGATCGGCGGGGAGACCCGCGAATTTCACCTGGACAAAAACTGCACCAAATACCTGATGGACGACGGCGAGCGGGTCTCGCGATTCCTGGTCGAGAACGCCGGCGAAGTCGTGCTTGAGCACGACCGCCAATTCGACACGGAGTGGGAATTTCCGGTCAACCGTCTCGACAGCACCATCACGGGCATCGTCCTTGAGATTCTGGTAAAACCCGGCGAGCAGGTCCAGGAAGGCCAGCCGGTGATTATTATTGAAGCCATGAAAATGGAGAACACGCTGAGCGCCCCGATGACCGCGAAGGTCGAATCGATCGGCGTCGAAGTCGGACAAACCGTCTACGCCGGCGATGAATTGGTAACTTTTTCATAA
- a CDS encoding acyl-CoA carboxylase subunit beta: MNTNQTSNSQQPPKENSSAKNTAVDSHTVQTVAPQTDERTALVEGRRKISVARARLERLFDDGTMEEIGAEVTHRATDFGLEKRRIPGDGVVTAAGLVDGRPVYAFAQDRTVLGGSLGQAHAQKIVRLQDLALRAGAPLIAVNDSGGARIQEGVDALGGYGEIFRRNVQSSGVIPQISIIAGPCAGGAVYSPALTDFVGMVEGSSFMFLTGPKVVKTVTFEDVTVEELGGATTHAYKTGVSHFAWKNDLEAIDNTRKLLSYLPSNNRENPPFIEPEDDVERMDPKFHDVVPSNTRQPYDVRKLVALVADKDSFFEVHENWAKNIVVGFARLGGHVIGIVANQPQEMAGVLDIDASRKAARFIRTCNGYHIPIVSLIDVPGFLPGRTQEHAGVIDHGAKLLYAYCEATVPKLSVIIRKSYGGAYIVMSSKHVGGDINLAWPDAEIAVMGAKGAVEVLNRRDIAAADDPEAKQEELIQAYEDKFLNPNIAAQRGYLDAVIEPHETRRKLYRYLRVMLNKREWMPPKRHGNIPT, encoded by the coding sequence ATGAATACGAATCAGACCTCAAACTCGCAGCAGCCACCCAAGGAAAACTCCTCGGCCAAGAACACCGCCGTCGACAGCCACACGGTTCAAACCGTCGCGCCGCAGACCGATGAGCGCACTGCGCTGGTCGAGGGACGCCGCAAGATCAGCGTCGCCCGCGCGCGCCTGGAGCGCCTCTTTGACGACGGCACCATGGAAGAGATCGGCGCCGAGGTGACCCACCGCGCCACCGACTTCGGCCTGGAAAAACGCCGCATCCCCGGCGACGGCGTCGTCACCGCTGCTGGGCTGGTCGACGGCCGCCCGGTCTACGCGTTCGCCCAGGACCGCACCGTTTTGGGCGGAAGCCTCGGCCAGGCCCACGCCCAAAAGATCGTGCGTCTCCAAGACCTCGCCCTGCGCGCCGGCGCCCCGCTCATCGCGGTCAACGACTCCGGCGGCGCGCGCATCCAAGAAGGCGTCGACGCCCTTGGCGGCTACGGCGAGATCTTTCGACGAAACGTCCAATCAAGCGGCGTGATCCCGCAGATCAGCATCATCGCCGGGCCGTGCGCCGGCGGCGCGGTCTACTCCCCCGCCCTGACCGATTTCGTCGGCATGGTCGAAGGCTCAAGCTTTATGTTTTTGACCGGCCCCAAGGTCGTCAAGACCGTGACCTTTGAGGACGTCACCGTCGAAGAGCTCGGCGGCGCCACCACCCACGCCTATAAGACTGGCGTGAGTCATTTCGCGTGGAAAAACGATCTCGAGGCCATCGATAACACCCGCAAATTGCTGAGCTATTTGCCCTCGAATAACCGCGAGAACCCGCCCTTTATTGAGCCCGAAGACGACGTCGAGCGCATGGACCCGAAATTCCACGACGTCGTGCCGAGCAACACCCGCCAGCCCTACGACGTGCGCAAACTCGTGGCCCTGGTCGCCGACAAAGATAGCTTTTTCGAGGTCCACGAAAATTGGGCCAAAAATATCGTCGTCGGCTTCGCGCGCCTGGGCGGCCACGTCATCGGCATCGTCGCCAACCAACCCCAGGAGATGGCCGGCGTGCTCGACATCGACGCCAGCCGCAAGGCCGCCCGCTTCATCCGCACCTGCAACGGCTACCATATCCCGATCGTCAGCCTCATCGACGTCCCCGGGTTTTTGCCCGGGCGCACCCAGGAGCACGCCGGCGTCATCGACCACGGCGCCAAGCTGCTCTACGCCTATTGCGAGGCGACCGTCCCGAAGCTGTCGGTCATCATCCGCAAATCCTACGGTGGCGCCTATATCGTCATGAGCTCCAAGCACGTCGGCGGCGACATCAACCTCGCCTGGCCCGACGCCGAGATCGCCGTCATGGGCGCCAAGGGCGCCGTCGAGGTCCTCAACCGGCGCGACATCGCCGCCGCCGACGACCCCGAGGCCAAACAAGAAGAGCTCATCCAGGCCTACGAGGACAAATTCCTCAACCCCAATATCGCCGCCCAACGCGGCTACCTCGACGCGGTCATCGAGCCCCACGAGACCCGCCGCAAGCTCTACCGCTACCTGCGCGTCATGCTGAACAAACGCGAGTGGATGCCGCCCAAGCGCCACGGGAATATCCCGACCTGA
- a CDS encoding RCC1 domain-containing protein, producing MGDDARSNPDDVGSNPGDANHNPGDANPGDAGTNPDDADANPNPGDADTNPDDTDPNPGDDGYAAVNCGAYYCCALTNADSTLVCWGDDQLPEGDALPAEAFDAVAVGASHTCAIRREDSKAVCWGKYSANSSTARPSPDVAYRAISSSRGYSCGINDDDHVECWGPSSSPPKPLSEKGRTSGKQFLSLSTNEDHACGILDDKTVFCWGNESPGQPESPTSDTFTAVAAGVGHTCAIRESDSKIVCWGFIFSESDEKFSAVVAGDDFTCGIRENDSQIHCWEESSYNITPPPSVRFKSLTAGRSHVCGIRESDSSVECWGTNTYGDVTQGPDSAP from the coding sequence GTGGGCGACGACGCCAGATCTAACCCCGACGACGTGGGCTCCAACCCAGGCGATGCTAACCATAACCCCGGCGACGCCAACCCCGGCGACGCCGGCACCAACCCCGATGACGCCGACGCCAACCCCAACCCCGGCGACGCCGATACCAACCCGGACGACACCGACCCCAACCCCGGCGACGATGGATATGCTGCTGTGAATTGCGGAGCCTATTATTGTTGCGCGCTCACCAACGCCGACTCGACGCTCGTGTGTTGGGGTGACGATCAGTTGCCAGAGGGGGACGCTCTTCCCGCAGAAGCGTTTGACGCGGTCGCCGTGGGAGCGTCCCACACCTGCGCGATTCGCCGCGAGGATTCAAAGGCGGTTTGCTGGGGAAAATACTCCGCAAATTCCAGCACAGCACGCCCATCACCGGATGTCGCCTATAGGGCCATTTCGTCGAGCAGGGGTTATTCCTGCGGCATCAATGACGATGATCACGTTGAATGTTGGGGCCCGTCATCAAGTCCGCCGAAACCACTCAGCGAAAAGGGGCGAACAAGCGGAAAACAATTTCTTAGCCTCTCCACGAATGAGGATCACGCTTGCGGAATCCTCGACGACAAGACGGTATTTTGCTGGGGGAATGAGAGTCCGGGACAACCGGAGTCCCCAACGAGTGATACTTTTACGGCCGTCGCGGCAGGTGTCGGGCACACCTGCGCGATTCGCGAGAGCGACTCGAAGATCGTGTGCTGGGGTTTTATTTTTAGTGAATCCGACGAGAAATTTAGCGCCGTTGTGGCGGGCGACGACTTCACCTGCGGAATTCGTGAAAACGACTCCCAAATCCACTGTTGGGAGGAATCTAGCTACAACATAACCCCACCGCCCTCCGTTAGGTTTAAGTCGCTCACCGCTGGCAGATCTCACGTGTGTGGGATCCGAGAGAGCGACTCGTCGGTGGAATGCTGGGGCACGAATACCTACGGGGACGTCACCCAAGGACCAGACTCCGCCCCCTAA